One stretch of Toxoplasma gondii ME49 chromosome XI, whole genome shotgun sequence DNA includes these proteins:
- a CDS encoding hypothetical protein (encoded by transcript TGME49_314110), which produces MGAGSPRPLANSVEPGPGLLDLLEEGFHPLFFRFFYVNELPNLRLVCKAFTRCLGPEQAAAALRQMRGLAFPAQWPGGTSRSVEPSTLSSRLQRTGKEWKPPVRSSDTSHASSLGSGAELCPPASAGAAARFSANYRGEHLPEVAPPGDFNLLSHFVNLRPPPTQLSELSLYWDQSVHAAEVLLPLFNKLLMVSESIQTLSVQTRTAAWSAPADIQWLSMVFPRVKRLRIHHSFLRRAGPNDTFYGDLAFPPGPYRRPFYLQRGELGRTLQPRPQLLSRCVFPACEDLEYFELCENERTQGVELVPFIRGRELHTLIHLFSVMAPAVRRATVTLCCFKALPFAVQGILDSMAHEQTDATSRNISTSSQSRSFCRASEDSAFPGSSLEELQVIQSLPACFVEDDDVEDTELEAAFPGVRTAGHRGSSGDTARDRQFRKVLRNLKILRLVVQDDDMKDVFDFAVLPILRHLCPAVQPVYEGTATLPLEVAGRALHLRIPSGQHSLLTKRSHVNRRDRYGRNRYPGRGGPLADASQEYLGSFDANVDGVSAGVVEMLRDWVTRPEWMEIGVWKHILERPPRLHFASSWWHANVVAACAEALGFADVGRDTGSESQLHCSASCSSQRPATGHRRANLRNAEPSAPCEEANFLPPQKRNLHTFVLPTVTVHRMLWDYDARAFEALVAAVPHFVLAIDSHSAALLSRWPGPVPNLLGLQIDLCKWGKIRLCRQHITAAKTHARHTRFLRLLDSNRLEYKPVDSATKEAVDSFVNDLLTVCPHTQVIEYRRVSVEYTWQMEGGVSGDTPPFSVDKLCSKGFHVKKTLHVPSCGGNLLPSSCNASIISILFVRRKPSV; this is translated from the coding sequence ATGGGTGCAGGGTCACCCCGGCCCCTAGCTAATTCCGTTGAGCCGGGGCCCGGCCTTCTGGACCTCCTTGAGGAGGGGTTCCATccgcttttttttcgcttcttctacGTCAACGAACTTCCAAATCTTCGACTTGTTTGCAAGGCGTTCACAAGATGTCTAGGACCGGAGCAGGCCGCCGCGGCGCTCCGCCAAATGAGAGGTCTTGCCTTTCCAGCTCAGTGGCCAGGCGGGACCAGCCGTTCGGTAGAACCCTCCACGTTGTCCTCACGTCTTCAGCGAACTGGCAAAGAGTGGAAACCCCCCGTCCGATCCAGTGACACATcgcatgcgtcttctttgGGGTCAGGAGCAGAGTTGTGTCCACCTGCCTCGGCGGGGGCAGCCGCCAGGTTTTCGGCAAACTACAGAGGAGAGCATTTACCGGAGGTAGCGCCGCCCGGAGACTTCAACTTGCTCAGCCACTTTGTAAATCTCAGACCACCACCTACTCAGCTCTCAGAGTTGTCACTGTACTGGGACCAGAGCGTGCACGCAGCAGAAGTCTTGCTGCCGCTCTTCAACAAGCTTCTAATGGTGTCGGAATCCATCCAGACTCTGTCTGTGCAGACGCGGACAGCCGCCTGGTCAGCCCCCGCAGATATACAGTGGCTCTCCATGGTTTTTCCCCGCGTAAAGCGACTCCGAATTCACCACAGTTTCCTCCGCCGAGCTGGGCCGAATGATACTTTTTACGGAGACTTGGCTTTCCCACCGGGTCCGTATCGGCGCCCATTCTACCTGCAGCGGGGGGAGCTTGGACGGACGCTGCAGCCCCGCCCTCAGCTTCTCTCCAGGTGCGTTTTCCCTGCTTGTGAGGACCTAGAGTACTTCGAACTATGTGAAAACGAAAGGACACAGGGCGTCGAACTCGTGCCTTTTATTCGTGGTCGGGAACTCCATACGCTCATTCACCTCTTTTCGGTAATGGCTCCCGCTGTCAGGAGAGCCACGGTCACACTTTGCTGCTTCAAAGCGTTGCCATTCGCAGTACAGGGAATCCTAGATAGCATGGCGCATGAGCAGACGGACGCAACCTCACGGAATATCTCCACTTCGTCACAGTCCAGAAGCTTCTGCAGGGCTTCAGAGGACTCAGCATTTCCTGGCAGCTCTCTTGAAGAACTTCAGGTGATTCAGAGCCTTCCAGCATGTTTTGTGGAGGATGATGATGTGGAAGATACCGAACTCGAAGCGGCCTTCCCAGGCGTACGTACAGCGGGCCACAGAGGGTCGTCGGGGGATACGGCGCGCGATCGGCAGTTCCGGAAAGTTCTACGGAACTTGAAAATACTTCGTCTGGTTGTCCAAGACGACGACATGAAAGACGTTTTCGACTTCGCCGTCTTGCCGATCTTACGACACCTCTGTCCCGCGGTCCAGCCCGTCTATGAGGGTACGGCGACTTTGCCGCTGGAGGTTGCTGGGCGGGCACTTCATCTTCGCATTCCCTCAGGCCAGCACTCCCTTTTAACTAAGAGAAGCCATGTCAACCGAAGGGATCGGTACGGCAGGAACCGCTACCCGGGGAGAGGCGGCCCGCTTGCTGACGCGAGTCAGGAATATCTAGGAAGTTTCGATGCAAACGTCGAtggcgtctctgctggcGTAGTTGAAATGCTACGTGATTGGGTGACACGGCCAGAATGGATGGAGATTGGCGTGTGGAAACATATTCTAGAGCGCCCACCGCGCTTACACTTTGCCAGTAGCTGGTGGCACGCCAACGTagttgctgcatgcgctgaggCACTCGGTTTTGCCGATGTAGGACGCGATACCGGAAGCGAGAGCCAGCTACACTGTAGTGCATCCTGTAGCAGTCAGAGGCCTGCGACTGGCCATCGGCGAGCCAATctgcgaaacgcagagcCGTCCGCCCCTTGCGAAGAAGCTAACTTCCTGCCTCCGCAAAAGCGAAACCTACACACCTTTGTGTTGCCGACAGTCACAGTCCACCGCATGTTGTGGGATTACGATGCACGTGCATTCGAAGCTCTTGTTGCAGCCGTACCGCACTTTGTATTGGCGATTGACTCGCATAGTGCAGCACTGCTGTCTCGGTGGCCGGGACCTGTACCGAATCTGCTAGGCCTGCAGATTGATCTGTGCAAGTGGGGAAAGATTCGCCTCTGTCGACAGCATATCACTGCGgcgaagacgcatgcacgccaCACACGGTTTCTCCGCCTTTTAGACTCCAACCGCCTCGAGTATAAACCCGTCGACTCCGCCACAAAAGAAGCTGTGGACTCGTTCGTTAACGACCTGCTCACTGTCTGCCCACATACACAAGTCATTGAGTACCGCAGAGTTTCTGTCGAGTACACCTGGCAGATGGAGGGGGGGGTGTCGGGAGACACACCGCCGTTCTCTGTTGACAAACTCTGCAGCAAGGGTTTCCACGTCAAGAAGACCCTTCACGTACCTTCCTGTGGAGGGAATCTCCTGCCCAGTAGTTGTAACGCCTCCATAATCAGCATTTTGTTTGTACGGAGGAAGCCAAGCGTTTAA